A genome region from Streptomyces xanthophaeus includes the following:
- a CDS encoding acyl-CoA thioesterase, with amino-acid sequence MTQIPGELPGKPTAASRTTLSHIMTANDTNLLGTVHGGVIMKLVDDAAGAVAGRHSGGPAVTASMDEMAFLAPVRVGDLVHVKAQCNWTGRSSMEIGVRVLAERWNESTPATQVGTAYLVFAAVDADGKPREVPPVLPETEQDERRYQEAQIRRTHRLARRQAIMALREERSAQGFDD; translated from the coding sequence ATGACACAGATACCGGGCGAGCTGCCCGGGAAGCCCACCGCAGCCTCCCGGACGACCCTCAGCCACATCATGACCGCCAACGACACCAACCTCCTCGGAACGGTGCACGGCGGCGTGATCATGAAGCTGGTGGACGACGCGGCGGGCGCCGTGGCCGGCCGCCACTCCGGCGGCCCGGCAGTCACCGCCTCCATGGACGAGATGGCCTTCCTCGCGCCCGTGCGCGTGGGCGACCTCGTCCACGTGAAGGCCCAGTGCAACTGGACCGGCCGCTCCTCCATGGAGATCGGCGTACGCGTCCTCGCGGAGCGGTGGAACGAGTCCACCCCCGCCACCCAGGTCGGCACCGCCTACCTCGTCTTCGCCGCGGTCGACGCCGACGGCAAGCCCCGCGAGGTCCCGCCCGTCCTCCCGGAGACCGAACAGGACGAGCGGCGCTACCAGGAGGCCCAGATCCGCCGCACCCACCGGCTCGCCCGCCGCCAGGCGATCATGGCGCTGCGCGAGGAGCGGTCGGCCCAGGGCTTCGACGACTGA